acacaaggttacctgcccccgttcatgacatataagatgcaataatcctaacatgcatataacattatgcaatattcgcagcggataatttttttctttagcaatattatgcaccaaactgaaaatatcccaatacttaaaacatacttcatatataaagatccattgaataactaagatcacagcactattccaaaatagttataatccaaaagtactggagatgcaactccatcgtacaagtagtaatttaactactatattaacattaacgacgcaccgtcgttcagtcgactgtgtctagttggtcagctcctgatcctccttcaggtcctgtaacaagatctaccattcgggaggaatggtagttgggactaccacagtgagatttgattacaaatctcagcaagttaacaaaaaacttccacacagactaatgatgcatggatgacagtaaaagcataaatgcataatcaaattcataagtaattaaagaataacttagcatacaacatagcataattgacataacttaaattgaaacatgaactgaacttgacttgacatgaatttgatctgaaacttgacttagcatgaacttgctctgaaacttgaattaacatgaaaaatacatactccacagttgttgtggccccatgtattctacgtgtaaatacatactccacagttgttgtggccccatgtattctacacaaacttgacttaacatgaaaaatacatactccacagttgttgtggccccatgtattttacgtgtaaatacatactccacagttgttgtggccccatgtattctacacaaacttgacttaacattaaaaatacatactccacagttgttgtggccccatgtattctacacaaacttgacttaatatgaaaaatacatactccacagttgttgtggtcccatgtattttacgcatcacaattgtagttaaatacatactccacagttgttgtggccccatgtattctacacatcataatgtactcaagatgaaatgtgactggaatatgaaaggactgaaatcctgacataacataacgtgacttgaacataacttagaatacatgaccaacttgagatagaaacattccgtaacatggcataacatataatagacaacatatttaacatgacatatttgcaacagtgaatattacatgacttgacttacatgtaatagatgacatacttagcatgacgtacttgtaatgtacagtaatacataacagaatatattatgtaacagataaaaattgatgacagaataaattctgtataatagacaattacatgataacttgacatggcatgacacatatgataacatacatacatacactgtagttcttttacttagcatacatacacagtagactgctagtaagttaaaagctaacttacctcgatctccgcgtttcttataaaacttcaagtgcgatcacgaggaactgtaattagtgattctaaaagttagaactaaatcactaataatttaaaatatggaaaatactaatttaaagagtaaaattttcattttactctctacatgtgggaaaatgaccgttttacccataaggattttgtatactaattccaaaagtttccaaaatttacattcctcatgtaaattttgttctaaacttaaatatcaactcagaaaaatttaaaacaaaacacaactatggaaaacacactatggccgaaacatccataggccatttcccttgatttttgttgcaattccttccaacttcaaaactcatgcttaaaccaaaattttacaacaaacatcttccaattctaagttcaaaaccatacttaaaacatccatttagaaaaagctaataattaacaccaaacttttttgtaaaaagattcaagcacttgaatcacaagttttgaccttaaatcaaaacatctccaagaatttcaaaaatcaaatcttacttctaacatattaataatatcatcctaacatcaaccatgctttaaatcatcgaactaaagtcaccaaaatcacaagataacatttggagtttttggttttacacttagtccaaaaaacataaactttttcctcaactagttttgataaatctcttgatctatgacttataattatatgatcttcaaaccaaaccatcacatggtttaaaaagatgtcctaaaacatatataaacttctaattcaagatcacatggttagaaattaaccaaaacataaatttagccaagaatatccacactttggcttatttgaatatctctttgcataaaattttatatctttgaaactaacatcaaatatcttcaaaataataatataacatgtatataagatacttagtatcctccaataaaattattaaagtcattagaataggtttagaccaccaaagagttaaactttctcaaaacagaaactgtttttcttcttccagtttctaagtttctaaatctaagaaaatctttcatcaaaacctttaatcatgcaaaaatcctcaaccaatagtcatatatacatgttaacaatactccataaaaatttcggaccaatatctatccattagcttggtcaaaaactccaaactataacatactctccagattcacgcccagaatgacctttctatggttaaaaatacttttgaccgaccaaatgatcatgtaatgatacgaaaaatacatctacggaaactagactcaaagaggaacaacttatatgaaggagactttatgataaaacacttacaaaagcttcgaaatgggtgtgaaaaagaactcctaaaagctgtctgagagagagtgtttggtattctttcaatggaaagcataaatgaagataatttcgtggggagaggtggctggagatacttgtggataagatatggaagagatgaggctggagtgagagttaagtgtaggactctcttacccaaagtgagagttaagtgtaggactctcttaccggagtgagagtggagtgtaggactctcttacctaataatatctacaaaaatcaactcaaaatatttttacccaataatatccaggaaattagcttaaaatattttctaaatgtagagtagacttggaagagtaaggtggttaaaatctttccatgtgtattttaaatctatgttcttaagatattttccaaatgtgtattttgcttaggtgtcatgatctcacaccttgatttccttcacaattccatctaatggtttctctttgtgctaagtatctaatactattcattatgtgtggttaagatcttgccaagtatccaaataaaattccgctaacctaatttgaacatttcacactgtgattttgaaaacaccgcgtttagtacgtttaccgagattactattcactccaaaaataaacgtaataaacttagtactgaaaaatcctaaatattcaattaagcctagtggtgtagactataatgtattctgacacttctaactatctcaaataattaaaatcgcatttctggcaccatagtgagtgataacactaactatgttgacaggctaaaacctatgcgattagtcgattcgtgtaaacttacagaattttcacgaggttcttaaggtcaaaagaaattccacaattgaatttctagcgggttgttacaggagtaatgttatatatagttatggagtgtgtaaatattatacaatcactttgaaaaataatgagatttacgattaaaaagttaattttttttttcatgtggattttatattaatttatttttttaaaaaagactaCATGATACTTATACAactacaattataaatatcatttctattaaTATGGTACTTTACGACAACACGCGACTACCTCTTAATTATCCGTCTTATCCTCACAAAGcaaatgacattatttttttttttttttttttatctcgaAGAAACACGCTATCTGTGGTTATTTAATCGTTATTCTACATATTTTATGGACGCGAAGGCACTAAAGTTGAGGCAATTTCATGGACTactttataactttatataaaatgaaaggtgctttcattaaataaaatttcctttTAATGAAGAAGCATGATTGGATTACAATGTTACTCTCCAACTTATATTTTGTCATCCTTATTCACATGGATTGATTTTTGGTTACGCAATAGAGATAATTTGAAatgtaatgagatgagatattttgttaaaagttgaataaaatataattataatataatttttttaatattaattttattttgatgtttaaaatagttgaattatttataatattttatgtgaaaattttaaaataattataataattatatgagataaaataatttagttaactaaatcagcccgtatttttaaaatagtataTTAATCCATTAAACAACAATCacttaacataacatgtactgttgagataagatattataaaatgaaaaaaaatactttaagaataaaaaaaattacataaaagtaatccCATAAAATAATGCgacttgattttatttaaattataaaattatttttattataaaataaatctaacagatcagataaaatcacgttaatttatataattattttttatagatgtggcaatattctaaaataaataacattatgtctttcttttattacttttatcttatttaccatcattcttttgacaaaatttgttttttttttaatattttatttatcaaattcGATCCCCTTCTCCACCACCTCAGATTGGTGCCACGACAACATAAATACCTCCTTTCCCTATTAGTTCCTTTGACCATTAATACAAGACAATCATCATCTAGATGCCTCAAAAATAGTGGCTTCCCTAGTGGATAGTTTCTAATGGGATCCCATCAAAGGAAGAATCTGGATTTTTAAATATTGGTTACAGATATCTAGGAAAAGACCGACCACTCAATTATTTATtggaaatattttaatcttaaaaaaattatataaaaataaaattttaaattaatatattagattataaaataaatttaataaataacataaaattatatcaatttataaatttatttttatataatctctatataaaaataacagttattaaaaaaaaaatcaaatatctttGTGCCATGCCACCAAAATCTCGTGCCACCTGGATATTTATCCccaatcacacaaaataaaaaggaaaacaaacggAAAGAAAGCAAGATgcgagaaaaacaaaaaaaaaaaaaaaagtgttgcaAAGTACAAAGAATTGAAGTGAATGGCCTATCAATCATTAAATGCAGGCCCAACCGCTCAACTACCTCACTTATACCAGCACAACAATAGTAAAATTACAGACAAAAAAATAGATTACACACTCCCTAAGATTTACTCAGACAAACTATTTGCTGCTGCAGCCTGCTGCATCGTTGGAAGAGTAGAGACCTTAACTTTTCAGTAAAAATGGCAAGGAGAaccaaaaaaatggttatggcgAATACCTTTCTTCCACCAAAAGTCAGTCAATGCAAAAACTTTACCACTTTCTTTTGAGAATTTCCAGGCCTTTTGTTTCTCTTCCTTAAGTAGCACGGCGGCACGCGGCTGAGCCTAGAAGTTCAAAAAGTTGGACAAGAATTCCAGTGAAGAAGGAGATGGAGAAATCAAAGGAGCCGAGAGCAACCCCGATGGGCTTGGCGCGAAGAATCCATTACGCCAAAACGGGCTCATCAGCTCGTGGAACGGAGGGAATCCCTGCGACTCACTTGTGGGTGAGAAGAAACCGTCCGGAATAGGAGGCAAAGTCATCGGCGCCGGCGATAATATCCCCGGATGAGCTTGACCCAGCTCTACTACCCCCTCTCCGTCCACTATAGGGTCTTCACCCATCGCTGCGGCTTTGTCTCTGTTTCTCTCCGGCGGGCTGGTCTTCTCGATGGAGGCGATCCTAGCCGCGGGCGAGAGATCTCCCACCCTAGACGAAGACGAAGACGGGCCCGTGAGACGCTGGACGATGGACATGAAGTCAGAGACGGTGGCGTGGATGACCTTGGGAGAGACGGCGTAGATAATCACAGGCTGCAGCGGCTGTTGTTCGGGGCGGAAGGGATTGAGCGGCGGTTTGGGTTGTGGGTGTGGGGGAGGCTTCTTGATCTTGTGGGAGTCTTTGCTGACCCTGAGAGGAGGAGGGCGGGGGCCCTGGAGCTGAAGCTCTTTCTTGGGAGTTTCCGGCGAATATCTTGGGTCCGGCGGGTTCATCCTCTCGAGAGGCAATTCGACTGGATCGTGTCGATGGAACTAAAAAGGGGAGAGGGTGAGGTTTTTCAAAATAGAAGATTGGGGAAGTGGAAGAGGTAGAGAGAGGGAAGGGAAAGGTAAAGAGGAAAGTTGGAACTTGCTGGCTAGCTAATGAATATTCAACCTTTCAAGCAGCGTGGACAAATCTAGGCAATTTCATTGACTtaaaaaacaacccaaaaagAATGTCTATTTCttcgtttttgttttgttttgttttgctttttttctttttctttttttccttctttttcttctatttttatttttaaatttttatgtgtgtacttttaaaagattattttcctcttttgtttttttttttacttttaaaaatcaGTTATTTTCCTCaggtaattttatttgtttgaattgaAATCTCTAATTAGTTGTcttaacttaatgattaaattgTAATAAATGACTTCTCAACTTTGTTTAAATTCACATCCTCGAGGAAGAGAATCTAGGGTGAAAACCGACCGTTGTCATTacaatttcaattcaaaattgaCGCCAAACTACTGGATTTTTCACATGTTTAGAACCAGCTAAACTAACCGATTAAGGGGAGCAAATTAGCAGTTTTGGTGTCAGCGTAATTTCAATCGATTCTTTGATTTTTCATTAGTGGTGCTATGAAGGAAGAGGGGAGCAACGGGCTATGGGGTTGCGGGTGAAAGAGATGAGAGATTCTAAAGAAAGAAGAGGGAGGAGAGGAGGCGAGCTTACTAAACCCTAAATCGAAATGACATTGTTTGGCTTAATTAAACCAAAccacaaaattttatataattatttttataaacgtCAACTCTAAAATGACaccattatatatgatataatatatatatatatataatcgccTGGTTTTATCTGGGTTGAATCTAGGTTCAAATCAAGGTTCAACTTGGGCCTGAAGCGATTGACGTtagtttttacattttttcatTATCAACAAATTGGTTCTCTGTCAATTTCGactaattttttactttgatGGTCAGTTTGAATCGGTGATGGCTGGTGTGGTCGATTTTTGTATatcatagatatataaaataaaatttatttattataatatttaaataagattAAGAATAATATGACATGCTGTCGTAGAAtgtgtaaatattgtataatcatttaaaaaaaaaaaagtctattattaaaaaataatattttttcttataaattttatatttatttaatttttttaaaataaattatacaatacttacatatttgtaattattatttctaaattacATAAACCCGTCCTACCATGCAAAGTGTATTGTTGTCGGAATATCGAGGCTGGGACCTACCTCACGTAAATCCATTAGTATGGCAACCAATAAGTTGGTTGAACTACATTTGTGGGACCGCTTACAAACTACTAACAACTGCATTCATTCCATAAAGGTAACCGACAGTAACCTAAAATAAAGATCCCCGTCTTCCTCAACTTGCGGAAAACTGAAGTTGCCTTATATCTTTTAGAGTAGTCATTGTTATGATAATATGTTTATGATTATGAGTACATTAAGCAGGCGATGGCATCATCCCTGCCGCCTCTTAACTCTTAATTCATAATTAGAGAATAAGAAAACTTTTCATCCACTGTCCACCTCCCACTAAGTGagattattttaagaaaatttatttatacaagAGTTAGAACCTGCAAATTTATTAATACAAGAGTTAGAACGTGGAAGCTTTGCATAAGCTTCTAAACAAAATGGGATCCATacctaaaaacaaaacaaaaaaacaaatcacattgaacccaatttctttttgaacaaataaatatgtatagaaaattatatttgcagttATAGAATGCGTAAGCGCCGTCacacattttgaaaaaataagtaaatataatattcacatgaaaaaaattaattttttaataatgaatccaaatcttttttaaatagtaatggcacttacataaattcataattgtatctta
The genomic region above belongs to Carya illinoinensis cultivar Pawnee chromosome 4, C.illinoinensisPawnee_v1, whole genome shotgun sequence and contains:
- the LOC122306728 gene encoding protein MKS1-like, whose amino-acid sequence is MNPPDPRYSPETPKKELQLQGPRPPPLRVSKDSHKIKKPPPHPQPKPPLNPFRPEQQPLQPVIIYAVSPKVIHATVSDFMSIVQRLTGPSSSSSRVGDLSPAARIASIEKTSPPERNRDKAAAMGEDPIVDGEGVVELGQAHPGILSPAPMTLPPIPDGFFSPTSESQGFPPFHELMSPFWRNGFFAPSPSGLLSAPLISPSPSSLEFLSNFLNF